GCACGCCAGATTGCCCATAATGCGATCGACATGTTTAGTGACGACTATGAAGCAGAAATTCTAGAAATTCGTGACCTACCCCTTTATGATGCGGACTATGATGACGCTGAAATGACCAATAAACCTTTACCAGACAGCTATGTTAGCTTCCGTCAATCCATTAGTGATGCGGCTGGTGTCTTATTTGTGACTCCTGAAAATAATCGGACTATCCCAGCCTGCCTAAAAAATGCTGTTGATGTGGCTTCAAAACCAAAAGGTAAAGTGGCATGGACCAATACACCCGCTGCCATTATTTCTCATTCTGTGGGAGCAATGGGCGGATACAGTGCCAATAAAAATTTACGTTTAGCCTTGTCTTACTTCGTAATGCCAACCATCCAACAACCTGAAGTCTTCTTGGGGCATTCAGCTGATCTCTTAGATGAAAATGGGAAATTTAAGCAAGAATCAACGATTAATTTCGTTCAATCATACATTGATCAATTCGAAGACTTGATGGCTAAAAATCCTA
This genomic window from Aerococcus sp. Group 1 contains:
- a CDS encoding NADPH-dependent FMN reductase, which translates into the protein MAKKVVVLVGSLREGSYARQIAHNAIDMFSDDYEAEILEIRDLPLYDADYDDAEMTNKPLPDSYVSFRQSISDAAGVLFVTPENNRTIPACLKNAVDVASKPKGKVAWTNTPAAIISHSVGAMGGYSANKNLRLALSYFVMPTIQQPEVFLGHSADLLDENGKFKQESTINFVQSYIDQFEDLMAKNPKN